A stretch of Aedes aegypti strain LVP_AGWG chromosome 2, AaegL5.0 Primary Assembly, whole genome shotgun sequence DNA encodes these proteins:
- the LOC5574712 gene encoding dnaJ homolog subfamily C member 22 yields MGEKLSPSTGSTALPSKKSSPTSKKTSPSSSKDSKPKPMKRKSKEEKLNHLFGEPPVDVPIRERPPQKSVLVTYILWLFGGFFGLHHLYLHQDRRAFVWWCTLGGYFGIGWLSEIYQIPAMVRDANEDPRFIEEFREKLRQNKKPPFQTPRFLMGIMVGYLFGQVIMIAIPQEVFAGVDWTFLHWLIPLGVAIGVWTVGNMGREKGVFWHCLVASYAFYPLRYFVLDEAYWFTTMAACSAFAFDYCSKEWDLEVPKREKPMKRASIIVPCVLLYLSLWGCFFYFNGTITDSDGDEVPVHEAIHNFIKSPWWTDLKQTISDTIQFAQHNGWGEVWKQIIDSMDADGEQNAYKVLGVSPTASQTEITSVWRKLSREHHPDKVKDEKLRRAAQEKFMEIQQAYEVLSKIKSKRRQRNKKSNEDL; encoded by the exons ATGGGTGAGAAACTATCCCCATCGACGGGTTCCACTGCCCTGCCGTCTAAGAAATCATCACCAACCAGCAAAAAGACTTCCCCTTCCTCGTCCAAAGACTCGAAGCCAAAGCCCATGAAGCGCAAAAGCAAGGAAGAGAAACTGAATCACCTCTTCGGTGAACCTCCGGTGGACGTTCCGATCAGGGAAAGACCTCCCCAGAAATCGGTCCTGGTGACCTACATTTTGTGGCTGTTCGGAGGTTTCTTCGGGTTACACCATCTCTATCTGCATCAGGATCGCCGAGCCTTCGTATGGTGGTGCACGCTCGGTGGTTACTTCGGTATCGGATGGCTGTCGGAAATTTACCAAATCCCGGCGATGGTACGGGATGCCAACGAGGATCCACGCTTCATCGAGGAGTTCCGGGAAAAATTGCGACAAAATAAGAAGCCTCCCTTCCAGACGCCTCGTTTTCTGATGGGTATCATGGTGGGGTACCTGTTCGGACAAGTGATCATGATTGCCATACCGCAGGAAGTTTTCGCCGGAGTGGACTGGACCTTTCTGCATTGGTTGATTCCGTTGGGTGTGGCTATTG gTGTTTGGACTGTCGGTAACATGGGCCGTGAAAAAGGAGTATTTTGGCACTGCTTGGTAGCATCATACGCTTTTTATCCGCTACGATATTTCGTACTCGATGAAGCGTACTGGTTCACGACGATGGCAGCCTGCTCGGCGTTTGCTTTTGATTATTGCTCCAAGGAATGGGATTTAGAAGTCCCGAAACGCGAAAAACCAATGAA ACGTGCCTCCATAATCGTACCCTGTGTGCTGCTTTACCTCTCCCTTTGGGGATGCTTCTTCTACTTCAACGGCACGATCACCGATTCCGATGGCGACGAAGTCCCAGTCCATGAAGCGATTCACAACTTTATCAAGTCTCCATGGTGGACGGATTTGAAGCAGACCATTTCGGATACTATCCAGTTCGCGCAGCACAATGGATGGGGTGAGGTGTGGAAACAGATCATAGACTCGATGGACGCCGACGGGGAACAGAACGCTTACAAGGTTCTAGGGGTGAGTCCGACGGCTTCGCAAACCGAGATCACTTCGGTGTGGCGAAAGTTGTCCCGTGAGCACCATCCGGACAAGGTCAAGGATGAGAAACTTCGCCGAGCGGCACAGGAGAAGTTCATGGAGATTCAGCAAGCGTATGAGGTGCTGAGCAAGATCAAATCGAAGAGGCGACAGCGGAATAAGAAGTCCAATGAGGATCTTTAA